The proteins below come from a single candidate division WOR-3 bacterium genomic window:
- the mfd gene encoding transcription-repair coupling factor — MHELLERFSRSALLPALAERLAAGAHTGISGVVGAARSMLAADVAQRLGRTVVLVPDDAHAARALHLDLETVASDLNLLFFEPDSPRLPAQLATLGSGPGVIVASAESLNKPAPVWEQGVESRESGVAGAGPLSLALNRQMEMEKLISWLEENGYERTDLVTEPGEYATRGGIADIFAEGAEAPVRVEFLGDSIASLRRFDPLLQRSVSHIEAASIPTRKQPGQSDQPASTLLPRNLIIITEGTEFEAHAVLLLSTEPDAEFVLGCTPAHSYLGNIELLRSEIFDCRVPNAESPDNRQSPIANRQFLWFVAASTDSQRSRLSSIIGAGPHFFTGALSAGFICEPLGFGLLTEREIYGTPVFHPPRRRFKGLPIDNIVSLRPGDYVVHIDYGIGSFEGTRRMTHADVEKDYIVVAYAGGDKVYVPVENIGLLDRYVGSEGVAPALDRLGGRSWLHAKAKAARASAEYAEELLQIYARRATACGVQFGQDNKWQTELEASFPYEETPDQLKVMDEVKRDMEAPRPMDRLICGDVGYGKTEIALRAAFKAASNLKQVAVLAPTTILCYQHYATFKKRLARFPLRVEMLSRLVSPATQREVLAGLKSGVVDIVVGTHQLLNSAVAYHDLGLLIIDEEQKFGVKQKERIRSARAEVDVLTLTATPIPRTLYMSLSGLRDISQMHTAPPGRREITTEVAPWHDRVICDYVARELARGGQVFFVHNEIETINEIAERLQRILPGTRFAIAHGQMSGRHMADVYLGFASGEYQMLLCTAIIESGLDLPNVNTIIVNRADKFGLSDLHQLRGRVGRSEAQAYALFLTPARREVTEDARKRLSALLAYSKLGSGFKLAIRDMEIRGVGNLLGTEQHGQVARVGFTLYTQMLKEAVARIKGEPVAIEPELSLDVSAYIPKEYVSDGYERVALYKRLLAVESEPELEELRAELVDRFGRYPAPVETLFLIALVRVRSRKLGLLKVSLKNHVATIVRADRTFTAKGGIGELLDWLKGKAEPQTPNAEVGR; from the coding sequence ATGCACGAACTCCTCGAACGTTTCTCCAGGTCCGCACTCCTGCCGGCACTCGCTGAACGCCTGGCAGCCGGCGCGCACACCGGCATCTCAGGCGTGGTCGGCGCCGCCCGTTCAATGCTCGCCGCCGACGTGGCGCAGCGGCTCGGGCGGACCGTAGTCCTGGTCCCCGACGATGCGCACGCCGCGCGCGCACTGCACCTTGACCTGGAAACGGTTGCCTCAGACCTCAACCTGCTGTTCTTCGAGCCTGACTCGCCGCGTCTACCTGCCCAGCTCGCAACACTCGGTTCGGGCCCTGGAGTCATCGTGGCTTCTGCGGAGAGTCTGAACAAGCCTGCGCCGGTATGGGAACAGGGAGTCGAGAGTCGAGAATCGGGAGTAGCCGGTGCGGGACCGCTCTCGCTGGCGCTGAATCGGCAGATGGAGATGGAGAAGCTCATCAGTTGGCTGGAGGAGAACGGCTATGAGCGCACGGACCTCGTGACCGAGCCGGGTGAGTACGCGACTCGCGGCGGCATAGCCGACATCTTTGCGGAGGGGGCTGAAGCGCCGGTCCGAGTCGAGTTCCTCGGGGACAGCATCGCGTCGCTCCGCCGATTCGACCCACTGCTCCAGCGCTCGGTATCGCACATCGAGGCCGCGTCAATTCCGACCCGCAAACAGCCGGGGCAGTCTGACCAGCCGGCGTCAACTCTGCTTCCGCGCAATCTCATCATCATTACCGAGGGCACGGAGTTCGAGGCTCATGCCGTGCTCTTGCTCTCGACCGAACCCGATGCGGAGTTCGTCCTCGGTTGCACGCCAGCGCACAGCTACCTCGGCAACATCGAGCTGCTCCGCAGCGAGATTTTCGATTGCCGAGTGCCGAATGCCGAATCGCCCGACAATCGACAATCGCCAATCGCCAATCGCCAATTCCTTTGGTTCGTCGCCGCCAGCACCGACAGCCAGCGCTCGCGCCTCTCCTCCATCATCGGAGCCGGACCGCACTTCTTTACCGGTGCGTTGAGCGCCGGGTTCATCTGCGAGCCGCTCGGCTTCGGCCTGCTAACTGAGCGAGAGATCTACGGCACGCCCGTGTTCCATCCCCCTCGCCGCCGATTCAAGGGTCTGCCGATTGACAACATCGTCTCGCTCCGACCCGGCGACTACGTCGTGCACATCGACTACGGCATCGGGTCGTTCGAGGGCACGCGCCGTATGACGCATGCCGACGTCGAGAAGGACTACATCGTCGTCGCCTACGCCGGCGGCGACAAGGTCTATGTGCCGGTCGAGAACATCGGTCTGCTCGACCGCTACGTCGGCTCAGAAGGTGTGGCACCGGCACTGGACCGGCTGGGCGGCAGGTCGTGGCTACACGCCAAGGCCAAGGCCGCCCGCGCCAGCGCCGAGTACGCGGAGGAACTGCTCCAGATTTACGCCCGCCGGGCAACCGCCTGCGGCGTCCAGTTCGGACAGGACAACAAGTGGCAGACCGAACTGGAGGCTTCCTTCCCCTACGAGGAAACCCCGGATCAGCTCAAAGTCATGGACGAGGTCAAACGCGATATGGAAGCCCCGCGCCCGATGGACCGGCTCATCTGCGGCGACGTCGGGTACGGCAAGACTGAGATCGCCCTGCGGGCCGCGTTCAAGGCGGCGTCGAACCTGAAGCAGGTCGCGGTCCTTGCGCCGACCACGATTCTCTGCTACCAGCACTACGCGACCTTCAAGAAGCGCCTCGCCCGGTTCCCGCTGCGGGTAGAGATGCTCTCACGGCTCGTGTCCCCGGCGACCCAACGCGAGGTCCTGGCCGGGCTCAAGTCCGGTGTGGTCGACATCGTTGTCGGCACGCACCAACTGCTCAATTCGGCAGTCGCGTACCACGACCTGGGTCTGCTGATAATCGACGAGGAGCAGAAATTCGGCGTGAAGCAGAAGGAGCGCATCCGCTCGGCGCGGGCCGAGGTCGATGTGCTGACCCTGACCGCCACCCCGATCCCGCGCACGCTCTACATGTCTCTGTCCGGGCTGCGCGATATCTCGCAGATGCACACCGCCCCGCCCGGCCGCCGCGAGATCACGACCGAGGTCGCGCCCTGGCACGACCGGGTCATTTGCGACTACGTTGCCCGCGAACTCGCCCGCGGCGGACAGGTCTTCTTTGTCCACAACGAGATTGAGACCATCAACGAAATCGCGGAACGGCTGCAGCGCATTCTGCCCGGAACCAGGTTCGCCATAGCCCACGGCCAGATGTCAGGCCGGCACATGGCCGACGTCTACCTTGGGTTTGCGTCCGGCGAGTACCAGATGCTCCTGTGCACAGCCATCATCGAATCCGGTCTCGACCTGCCCAACGTCAATACCATCATCGTCAACCGCGCAGACAAGTTCGGTCTCTCCGACTTGCACCAGTTGCGGGGACGCGTGGGCCGGTCCGAGGCGCAGGCCTATGCCCTGTTCCTGACCCCGGCCCGGCGCGAAGTCACCGAGGACGCACGCAAGCGACTCTCGGCCCTGCTCGCCTACTCGAAGCTGGGTTCGGGCTTCAAACTGGCAATACGTGATATGGAAATCAGGGGCGTCGGCAACCTGCTTGGCACCGAGCAGCACGGCCAGGTCGCGCGGGTCGGATTCACGCTCTATACGCAGATGCTCAAAGAGGCAGTGGCGCGAATCAAGGGTGAACCGGTCGCCATCGAGCCCGAGCTCAGCCTTGACGTATCGGCCTACATTCCCAAGGAATACGTGTCGGACGGGTATGAGCGGGTCGCACTCTACAAGCGGCTGCTCGCCGTCGAGAGCGAGCCGGAACTGGAAGAACTGCGCGCAGAACTGGTCGACCGGTTCGGACGATATCCGGCACCGGTCGAGACCTTGTTCCTCATCGCGCTGGTACGAGTCCGCAGCCGCAAGCTCGGCCTGCTCAAGGTGAGCCTCAAGAACCACGTCGCCACAATTGTCAGGGCCGATAGGACGTTCACGGCCAAGGGCGGAATCGGCGAGCTACTGGACTGGCTCAAGGGAAAGGCCGAACCACAAACGCCGAACGCCGAAGTCGGGCGCTAG